Proteins from a genomic interval of Lolium perenne isolate Kyuss_39 chromosome 1, Kyuss_2.0, whole genome shotgun sequence:
- the LOC127327542 gene encoding uncharacterized protein, translating into MESREMASAAAAAAAGAGSSRGGGRLPPPNPNLPYREDCWSEGETAALVGAWGSRYEDLNRGNLRQKQWKEVAEAVNTRRGAAARRRPPRTDVQCKNRVDTLKKKYKAERARGGPSAWSFYDELHRLVGPTLAACAAKARHPSHPPALHFALPIHPAASAAGRKRPASPSPSPSPTSSPLRMALPIQPDYRRGAPLPTAAIIQHARAAAAAASGSDASDDPPHNNNNNSPHHSPSRSLSSLSGGSNGRRRRSETDAGAGELARAIEAFAEMYERVESAKQRHSLEIERDRIDFIKQLEVKRMENFVDAHLKLARATKRSRRTAAGAAANGGTTSAAELVSSMTALPFLSNSTYL; encoded by the coding sequence ATGGAATCCAGGGAGATGGCGTCGGCGGCGGCTGCTGCCGCGGCCGGGGCTGGCTCTTCTCGGGGCGGCGGCAGGCTCCCGCCGCCCAACCCGAACCTGCCCTACCGCGAGGACTGCTGGAGCGAGGGCGAGACGGCGGCGCTCGTCGGCGCCTGGGGCAGCCGCTACGAGGACCTCAACCGCGGCAACCTGCGCCAGAAGCAGTGGAAGGAGGTGGCCGAGGCCGTCAACACGCGCCGCGGCGCCGCCGCGCGCAGGCGCCCGCCGCGCACCGACGTGCAGTGCAAGAACCGCGTCGACACGCTCAAGAAGAAGTACAAGGCCGAGCGCGCCCGCGGCGGGCCCTCCGCCTGGAGCTTCTACGACGAGCTGCACCGCCTCGTCGGGCCCACGCTCGCCGCCTGCGCCGCCAAGGCCAGGCACCCCTCCCACCCCCCCGCCCTCCACTTCGCGCTGCCCATCcaccccgccgcctccgccgcgggACGGAAGCGCCCCGCCTCGCCGTCCCCATCCCCGTCCCCGACCTCCTCGCCCCTCCGCATGGCGCTCCCCATCCAGCCCGACTACCGCCGCGGCGCGCCGCTCCCCACCGCCGCCATCATCCAGCACGCCAGAGCCGCCGCAGCCGCCGCGTCCGGCTCCGACGCCTCCGACGATCCCCcccataacaacaacaacaacagccccCACCACTCACCCTCCCGCTCCCTCTCATCGCTCTCCGGCGGCAGcaacggccgccgccgccgcagcgaaACCGATGCCGGCGCCGGCGAGCTGGCCAGGGCCATCGAGGCGTTCGCCGAGATGTACGAGCGCGTCGAGAGCGCCAAGCAGAGGCACTCCCTCGAGATCGAGCGCGACCGCATCGATTTCATCAAGCAGCTCGAGGTCAAGCGCATGGAGAACTTTGTCGACGCGCACCTCAAGCTCGCCAGGGCCACCAAGCGCAGCAGGAGGACCGCCGCAGGGGCTGCGGCCAATGGTGGTACAACCAGCGCAGCGGAGCTGGTTTCGTCCATGACTGCGCTGCCTTTCCTCTCCAACTCCACCTACCTCTGA